One Aegilops tauschii subsp. strangulata cultivar AL8/78 chromosome 2, Aet v6.0, whole genome shotgun sequence genomic window, atccattatattctaagattgatgttgctatgaatttgctatgcttaatgcttgtcactagggcccgagtgccatgatttcagatctgaacctattatgttttcatgaatatatgtgagttcttgatcctatcttgcaagtctatagtcacctactatgtgttacgatccggcaaccccgaagtgacaataatcgggaccactcccggggatgaccatagtttgaggagttcatgtattcactatgtgttaatgctttggtccggtactctattaaaaggaggccttaatatcccttagtttccaataggaccccactgccacgggagggtaggacaaaagatgtcatgcaagttcttttccataagcacgtatgactatattcagaatacatgcccacattacattgatgaactagagctagttctgtgtcaccctatgttataactgttgcatgaataatcgcatccaacataatcatccatcaccgatccaatgcctacgagcttttcacatattgttcttcgcttagttacttttccgttgccactgttacaattactacaaaactatcactgttacttttgccaccgttactgttacttccatactactttgctactaaatactttgctgcagatattaagttgtccaggtgtggttgaattgacaactcaactgctaatacttgacaatattctttggctccccttgtgtcaaatcaataaatttgggttgaatactctaccctcgaaaactattgcgatcccctatacttgtgggttatcactcatTGATTTCATCTCATCTTCCATTGCCTTCATCCACTTTGATGAATGAGGGCTTCTCATGGATTCTTCATATGAGGTGGGATCTTTTTCCATATGAACCATTTCTGTGTTATAAACTTTAAAGTCAGTAGAAATAGCTGACTTTCTTGGTCTTGTAAACCTTCTAAGGGCCTCAGTTTCTGGCACATTCTGTGCCTCAACTTCTGGCACTTCTTCTAAAATTTGCTACTGCACCTCCCTTTCATGCTCAACAACGGTTTTAATCGGCTCCTGACGGACAGGTTCCGGGTCTGCTCCCATAGTTGTcatgggtggagttgcaactggtagTGAGAAAAATGGCTCCTGAATCATCGTATTAGGTGCATGCAGCCTCTTCTCCTCAAGATCAATTTTCTGAGCTACGAAGCTCCCCCTCATCATTTCGTCCTCTAAGAAGACTGCATGTCTCGTTTCTACAAACTTTGTATATCTGTCTGGGCAGTAGAAATGAAAACCCTTTGATCTGTCTGGATAGCCAATGAAGTGGCAACTCACTGTTTTGGGATCTAACTTTGCAATGTTTGGATTAAACATTTTGGCCTCAGCAGGGCACCCCCACACCCTGAAGTGTTGTAGGGATGGCACCCTTCCTGTCCATAGCTCGTACGATGTTTTGGGCACCGACTTGCTTGGCACTCTATTGAGAATGTGAATGGCGGTTTTAAGCGCCTCCATCCATAATCCCAATGGCAAGTTGGAATAACTCATCATGCTACGCACCATATCCATAAGTGTATGGTTGCGCCTTTCAGCTACTCCATTTTGCTGAGGCTCGCCCGGCATTGAATACTGGGCTACTATGCTAGTCTCCTGCAAGAACTTCGCAAAAGGTCCAGGGACTTGGCCATATGGAGTGTGCCGACCGTATTACTCTCCCCCATGGTCGGACCTTACTATCTTTATTCTTTTATCATgctgattttcaacttcagctttgaATATTTTAAATTTATCCAACACTTCAGATCTTTCTTTGAATTGATAAATATATCCATAGCGAGAGTAGTCATCTGTGAATGTTATGACCGAGTCATATCCATCCACACTTTTCACTGGAAATGGTCCACAAATATCAGTGTGAATGATTTCTAGTGTGCCTGTGCTATGGATTGCACCTTTTTTGATTTGTTTTACATACTTTCCTTTAATGCAATCTATGCATTGTTCTAAGTCTGAGAATTCTAACGGAGGAAGAATTTCACTTTTGACTAATCTTTCTATTCTCCCCTTCGAAATATGGCCCAAACGACAGTGCCATAATTTCGATGAGTCGAAtgttctctttcttttcttttgttctttATTCGATGCGGAAACATGTTCATTCACATTGCATACAGAATGCACTTTTTCACGAAGTGATAACAAAAGCACATCGTGTAGTAAAGCATCACCCACATAAGCATTATTATACCATATGGCACACTTGCCATATCCAAAATAACACTCATAATTATCTTTGTCCAAACATGAAACGCTAATTAAGTTTCTATTATATGAAGGAACATAAAGAACATCTCTAAGTAGAAGCTTGAATTCATCAGCTAACTCCAAGGAGATGTCGCCGACAGCTTCAACTTCCGCTTGAATTCCATTTGCTACTTCAATTCCTCTTTCCTTCTTAGCATAGTCCGGGTCGAATGGAATCCCTGTAAACAATTTGCAACATGAACAGTTGCTCCTGAGTCAATCCACCAAGTAGATTTCAAAAACTGTGTGTACAAGGATTCATTAACTAAGGAAACAATGTTGTTACCTTTCTTTGCCATTAAGGACTTCAGCCAAATAGGGCAGTCTTTCTTGTAATGCCCGGTCTTCTTACAGTGGAGACAAGTGTCTTTGTCCACTGGGAAAGGTTGTTGCTGACGCTGATGCTGATAGGGAGCTTTTCCTTGGGGCTTTGAAGGAGAACTTTCGTTGTTTTGATTGTAATTCTTTTTCTTGTGATCCTTCACATAGTTGAGTGAACCACCATGTGAGGCTTTGAGTCTGTCCTCTTCTTGGACACACATTGCTATTGTCTTTTCAATGTCCCATGTTCCAGGTGACATATCGTAGTTCACAACAAAAGTTTCAAACTCCTTTGGCAGTGAAGCCATGACCAGGTGGACTAGGAGCTTTGGTTTGATCTCCAGATCCTCATCCATGGGCTTTAGCTTTGCTGCCATATTGCTCATCCTAAGGATGTGCTCTCTTATTCCATGACTACCACCTGTGTAGCGTTCTGTCACCAGTTGCTCTAACACCTGGGTGGCATATATCTTTGAAGAGCCAGTGAACTGGCTCTTTATCTTTGTAAGCAACTCCCCTGAGGAAGTGCACTCTGCAATGGAGCCCACAACGGTGCTCTCAATTGTATTCTTTATAAATGCCATGCACTTTTTGTTTGCATTGACCCACTCTTGGTTTTCTATGATGTATGACATCTCCAAAGGAGCATAACCCCCCCTCTTTTTAGCCCACGCAGCATCATCATCAGTGGCCTCTCTTACTGGCTCTATAGGTCTGACCGGCTGTGGTTCTTCCACAACCCAGTCCAGGTCAGCAAGGACAAATGCCAGGTCAACTTTCTTCCTCCACTCAGTGTGATTGTCA contains:
- the LOC141042045 gene encoding uncharacterized protein produces the protein MSCLKDVPTLRGDNHTEWRKKVDLAFVLADLDWVVEEPQPVRPIEPVREATDDDAAWAKKRGGYAPLEMSYIIENQEWVNANKKCMAFIKNTIESTVVGSIAECTSSGELLTKIKSQFTGSSKIYATQVLEQLVTERYTGGSHGIREHILRMSNMAAKLKPMDEDLEIKPKLLVHLVMASLPKEFETFVVNYDMSPGTWDIEKTIAMCVQEEDRLKASHGGSLNYVKDHKKKNYNQNNESSPSKPQGKAPYQHQRQQQPFPVDKDTCLHCKKTGHYKKDCPIWLKSLMAKKGNNIVSLVNESLYTQFLKSTWWIDSGATVHVANCLQGFHSTRTMLRRKEELK